AGCTTTCCGTCTCTTATTCTTTGCGATATTTCTTGATGGCGGCTTCAATCATCTCTTTTCTGTTGTCAGGATCCGGATGGGTGGATGTAAATTCTGGCCTGCTCTGACCACCAGAAGCCATTTTGAGAATCTCCATGACGTCGATTAGTTTTTCGGGATTAAAGCCCGCATCCATCATAAATCGCACTCCAAGATCATCCGATTGTAATTCCTGTTCTCTACCGTATTTAAGGCCAATCAATGCTGCAATTTGCTGTGCCATTTGAGCGGAATTAGGATCTCCCATGGCCACGCCCGCAGCTCCTGCCAGACCCCGTAGAAGCTGATCTTTTTCCATTCTCTCGCCGGAATGTCTCCCTACAACGTGACCGATTTCGTGTCCAAGAATGCCTGCCAATTGCTCCACATCCGTCAAACGATCAAACAGGGCTCTGGTAATAAATATCTGCCCTCCGGGCAGTGCAAATGCATTGACCACATTGCGGTCTGCCAGTAAGTGGAAATCGTACTGATAAGGAGTTTTAGATGCGATGCTGGCTTGCACCAGCCGCTGACCAATTTCTTTGACCAGTTGCTGGGCGCGTTGGTCTGCATCATAACCCCCATATTCCTGCACCATCATGGGTTTGGATTGCAAGCCAATGGCGACTTCCTGCTCGGGGCTTATGCTCACATTTTGGCGGATACCCAGGTATTCATTGTATGTGCTGGTAGAACAATATCTAAACAAAGTGACTGCAGCGATGATGAGACCTACAATCAGGGTCCCTCCGGTACGGCCCCGGTTGCCTAAAATTCCAAGGGGTATTTGTGATTTTAACTTATTCATAATTTGGATGGCTTGAAGAATAAACAACAAAGTAAATAAATAAATCGTTCCTAACAGCCCTTTGAAGGACATGCCAAAGGATTCACCCGGGCCAACGAGCCGGTAAGAAGGGTGAAAATAAATCCATATTAAAAGTATTGTAAATTCTTAATATGCGTATATATTTATTTAACAATATTTAATATATATTTAATTTTTAATATGTATAAAATAGATCAAATGAATTATATTAGCGTTTTGTTTAATACATAAATCGTTATTAATATGGGAATTAAATTTAGTATTGGCAAACTCCTTCGACTGTCTCTGTCCATTGTCTTCACCATTGGATTAAATTCCTGCGTGAGTTCCCATTCAATGGGACATCCATACCAGGACAGCAGCCGCATCCAAAAGAAAGTTTCATCCAGGCCACAACAGAACACCACGGATGCAGGCCTGAAACCCAAAAAATCATCCAATACGCAAAAGCAGAAAAATAAATCCCATCAAAAAACTTCCGCAAAAATTGCCAAAAAACCGGAACAAAAGCAACAGCGAATCCTTGTAGCGGATACCAGGTTGGATTCTGTTTTATCCCCGCCGGTACAAACCATCCGTGAAAAAATCATCCGCGAAGCAAGAAGTCTTTTGGGTACTCGATACAAACCAGCTGGCAAGACCCCGGCTGGATTTGACTGCAGTGGCTTTGTCATACACGTTCTCAGCAGGTTTGACTTTCAGATGGCCGCGTGCAGTGCTGATCAAAGCAAATGCGGTCGGAAAATTTTGGCGGCTGAAGCAAAACCAGGAGATCTGATTTTCTTTGGGTCCAAAGACAGAATCCACCACGTCGGTATATTGACCGAAATAGATGATCGGAAAATGATGATGATTCACAGTTCATCCTCCAAAGGAGTCATCGAGGAAGACATCCTAAAGTCAGATTATTGGCTCAAGAGAATCAAGATGATCAGGGATTTGGATAGTTTCACCCGACAGAAAGGTATCACCATGAACTAAAAAATTGGTAATTTTGCGGTTTTCCAATCAAAAGGGGATGATTCGGAAAAATTGGACGATCCTGTTATGTAGTTCCCCAACGATCTCTTATGATTCATTTAATATTGTTTGGTCCACCTGGATCAGGAAAGGGTACCCAGGCTGAAAAACTCATTAAAAAATACAATCTGTTTCACATTTCTACCGGTGATTTGTTTAGAGCCGAAACAAGTCAGAAAACACCACTTGGTCTGAAAGCTTTGGAATACATGAACCAGGGTATTCTCGTACCCGATGAGATTACCATTGGCATGCTTAAGAACAAACTTCGCGAATTGGACCATGTTTCCGGTATTATTTATGATGGATTTCCCCGGACCATTGCACAAGCCATTGCATTGGACAACATGCTCAATGAAAATGAGGAAGAAATTAAAATTTTATTGGCTCTTGAGGTGCCGGATGAAGAAATTGTCCGCAGGATTATCAAGCGCGGAGTCACATCCGGAAGACCGGATGACAGCGATGAGTCGATCATCCGAAAAAGAATGGAAGAGTATCGTCAAAAGACTTCTGAAGTTTTTGATTTCTACGACCAGAAAAACAAATCCAGAAACATTGATGGAATGGGCACGGTCGATGAAATATTCAAAAGAATATGCACTGAGTTGGATCCTTTGATCTAAGTAAGTAGATGCTTCTAAATCTTCATCCTTTCATAACTTGGCTGAACAAAATTTTGTAGATTACGTCAAAATCTGTTTCCGATCAGGACACGGAGGGCCCGGTTTTGTGCATTTTTTCAGAAGCAAGCACAATCCCAAAGGTGGACCAGATGGCGGAAACGGCGGAAGAGGAGGACACATCATCCTGCGCGGCAATAGCCAGTTGTGGACCCTGCTGCATTTGAAATTTAGAAAACACATTTACGCCGAAAATGGTGTCGCCGGAGGTGAAAACAATTGCACCGGAGCTGATGGGAAAGATATCATCCTGGATGTTCCTCTTGGAACGGTAGCCGTACATCCTGAGACCGGAGAAAAGCTACTTGAAATTACCCAGCACGATCAATCCGAGATTTTATTGGCAGGTGGACGCGGTGGAAAAGGAAATGCCTTTTTTACTTCCAGCACGAACCAATCACCGGATTATGCACAACCCGGAGAAGCCGGAATTGAAGAATGGCTCATTCTAGAACTCAAAATCCTGGCTGATGTTGGACTTGTAGGTTATCCAAATGCCGGAAAATCCACCTTGCTTTCGGTTCTTTCTGCTGCGAAACCCAAGATAGCCGATTATGCCTTTACCACCCTGGTGCCCAATCTCGGGATAGTGTCTTACAGGGATTCGAAGTCCTTTGTGATGGCGGATATTCCGGGAATAATCGAAGGTGCCCATGCTGGAAAGGGCATTGGAACCAGATTTTTAAGACATATTGAACGAAATTCTGTGTTGTTGTTTATGATCCCCTGCGACAGCGCTGATATCCGCAAAGAATACCAGGTGCTCTCCAATGAATTGCATCAATTTAATCCTGAATTGTCTGACAAGCCCCGCTTGCTGGCCATTACAAAAACGGACATTGCTGAACCCGAATGGAAAGATCTGATTAAAAATGAATTGCCTTCCGGCATTCCGTATGTATTTATTTCCTCTGTAGCACAACAGGGACTTGAAGAACTCAAAGACAAGATCTGGCAGCTCCTGGAGCATCCGCTGCAATAAATCAGCACTCAAAATCTGTAAGTTCCATTCAACTTCCATTTCCAACGATAGGTTCTGCCTGAAGGTCTTGAATGGATTGTCACTCGATGCCAGCTTTTGCTGAAACCACTCTTGAATATAAAATATCTTTGCATCATGGATCCCAAGGAAAAATTAATAAAAGACCTCCTTCATCAACACTACGTGATGTTAAAGCCATCCGCGGTAGCGGGTGTGGGCGTATTTGCCATTCGCGACATTCCAAGCGGATGCAGAGATATTTTTTCAATAGATCCGGGCGATTGGATTTGCCTGGATAAAAAGGAAGTGGAAGCCCTGCCAAATCACAGCAGGCTTTTGGTTGAAAACTATTGTCTCTTTGACAAACAACAATATTATGTACCCGCACATGGATTTAAGACCATGGATCTTTCGCTTTACCTCAATCATTCGGATCAACCCAACTTGAAATCGGTGGATGAGGGGGCCTTTTTTGAAACCATCAGAGACATTCGAGAAGGAGAAGAATTGTTTTTAGACTATGGGGAGATTTGTGAATATGACTCGTCAAATTGAAATGATTGGATCTAAGTGATGGATTGAACGGGTTCGTTACTGGTTCTACATGAATAGTATTCACCCATTGACCTTGATCGCGAACTTTTGCACAAGATTTTATAAACACAAATCCAATTTCATAAAAAAAGCTCCAGCTACAATTCCCATCCATTGCTACTTGTAGCGATCATTCAATCCAAAACCATTCTTGATCATTGGTATTATTTTGTCCAGACGTTTAAGTTTGGTCGCTTCCTGCTTGGCTTCTTCAATATGCAGAATGTATTCTTTTTGTTTACCGGGAGACAGTTTTTGGAAAGCCTCTTTGAGTGTATGGTCTTTGGAGAATGCATCTGAAACAAGATCCGGAACGGGCAATGCTTTGAATTTCTCCGGTTTAATTTTAAGACCCTTCCTTTCGATTTCAATGGCTTCCAGAATGTATTCCATGATCTTACTTTGGTCCATTTCAGATATTGAGCCAAAGCGCCATTGACGCTGAGATTTTGTCTTACCTTCCTGGGCATTTACAAGCACCATGTATGGATCTTTTAGAAAGACGCCATTGTAAAACCATATGGAAAAAAAGTTTTTAAATCCTGAATAACTGACGACATTCTTTGTATGATAGGTATAGACTGGAGCACCCCATTTGATGGTTTTCTCCAAACCGGTTTTTTCAAGGATTGCAGCCATTAGCGATTCTTCTTTTTTCCACTTATTTTTAGAATTCATTTATAGAAATGTTTAATGTTTCATAATAAATAATTTTCCACAATATCCGGATTTACTTCATACACCAATACAAGAGAATAGGATTAAAGAAAAGGCGACTTAATATTCATTTTTGTATTTCACTCCATTTATTTTCAAATGCACAAAGTTGCTCATTTAACATTTGTGCTTTGCAATTTCATTCTCGCCTTTAAAACAAGTACGATTGATCATTTATTTTTTTGTGATTCTCACCTTGCAGGATAAGCATCATTATCCATTTTTTCCAAATCATTATTTTACAACTTTTACGTCTTTCGCAACAAGTTTCCATTATCACCTGTCAATTCTCAATTGTCAATTATCAATTCTCTATTGTCAATTCTCTATTGTCAATTCTCTATTGTCAATTATCAATTGTCAATTATCAATTATCAATTATCAATTATCAATTACAAATTGTTCGATTTGCTTGTTTTGATGATACTAACCAATAACTTCAACAACTCTCTAATCTTCAAATTGAAACTACCAAATTGAACTTCGTCGATCATCTTTGTTTTTACAAGAATTTCCAACCAATATTCCGTTTCATTGGCCTCTTTCAACGCAATGGAAAGTTTGTGAATAAAATCCTTGATGCTTTCCGCCTGCTCTGCCTCACGAATCAAAGCACCAATCGCAGTTCCAGAGCGCATTAATTGTTTAGAGAGTACATACTCTTTCTTCCCTTGAAGTTCATTGCACAAATATACAATTTCAATAGCAAAAATCAGACTCTTTTCCTTAATAATATTTGGTCCTTTCATACTCTCAAGTCAATTCCCAATTCTCAATTATCAATTGTCAATTCTCAATTTTCCATTGTCAATTCCCAATTCTCAATTCTCAATTATCAATTGTCAATTCTCAATTATCAATTGTCAATTCAAACATCATAATTAATCTCCAACTCCTCCGTAATCGGGTGAGCCTGGCAAGTCAGGATATAACCCGCAGCAATCTCTTCTTCTTCCAATCCCAATGCCACATCCATTCGCACCTTTCCTTGAATGACTTTTGCAATGCAGGTAGCACATGCTCCGGAAGAACATGAATAAGGAGGATTCAGCCCTTGTCGGATCAACCCATCCAAAATTTTTTCACCCGGATTGAGAATCAGCTGGTGGTTTTTCTTTTCGAGTTGGACTTTAAGATCGCAGAGGGTAAGGACTTCCAGTCCGGTATTTGAATTGGAGTCAGTTTCGGGTAAACTAAAATATTCTTTGTGCACCAGAGAGGCCTCGATCCCCATTTCAATGAGATGTTTTTCAAGATCCTGAATAAATGCACCGGGTCCACATAAATAATAACTGCAATCCTTTATTTCAGCGGGATGCCTTTTCAAAAATTCTGCAATCATTTTACCATCGATTCGACCCTTTAGTCCGGACCAATCGGATCTGGATGTCCAAAGAAATCCTTTCTGGTGCTTACTCAAGGCATATTCAATCATCAACTGGCCTTCGTATTTCTGAGCAAGCGCATCAATCTTTGATTTGAATATAATATCTGATTCTCTCCGATTGCCATACAACAAATGAATCTTGGATTTAGGTTCGTGTTCCAACAAGACTTTGATCATGGAAAATACCGGAGTAATACCACTACCTGCCGCAAAAAAATAATAAACTCTTCTCCGTCCTGGATCTGCGTCAATCATAAATCGACCATGGGGACCGGAGACCATAATTTCATCACCTACTTTTGCCTGATCTACGATCCATTTAGAAATCATTCCCTTGGGTACTTTTTTAACCGTGATGCTCACCGTCTTTTGGCCAGGCATCCCTGAATAGGAATAACATCGCAGGTATTCTTGTCTTTGGTACCTCATTTTGAGGGTGAGGTACTGCCCTGCCTTAAATTGTGACAATGGGTGCCCCGCCCCTGTCTCAAATTCAAGACTCACTGCATCCTCCGTCTCTGAATGCCTGGCTTTTATAACGACCGGGTAGAATTCCATTGTGATTAGATCTTTGCTCGCTCAAAACAACGCAAATCGGTCATTTAGGTTTATGAGGCTCATGGATTATAAACTACCCCACTACCAAAGGAATATTTTCTTCGTTTCTTTTGGCTTATAAACCTCCGCCTTGATGCCGTAAAATATAAGATCCTTGGAGTCTAAGTTCCAAACATAGGATTTAAACAAGTCTTTGTTTCGCGCAATTTTGGGAATCATAGACCAGTATTGAATGGTTTTAATGGTATGATCTTTGAATAATTCAGGATCTTGATTTGCAATATGCCATCTATACACTTTTGATCCAGTCACCATATGAGCAACCAAACCAAATTTAATGCTATCCAATTGATTTTTTGAACCCACCGTAGCTGATAGTTTAATCCATTTATAGTCGGCATTGTTCAAATAGGCATTGGGGATTAAGCTGCCTCTTTGACCAAATGACTCAGAACGTCACCAACAGGTCCAGCTTGCAATTACATAAAAATTAATCACTGAAAATGATAATACACTTAGTCTCCATTCCCGGTGATATTTATAGACAAACCAATGACCTGCTATCATTAACAGTGCCATAGAGGTATAAACAAATAATCCTTTTCTAAAACTAAAAGTTACTTCCAGTAAATAAGGATTAAATTGATCCAATTTTTCCCCCGGATTGTCCCGATAGGAATAATAGAAAAATGGTCCTGTAACGATATTCCAATAAATCAGTTGAATTCCGATGATGGTCAATCCTGATAAAAACGATATCAATAATTTCAATTGGTTATTCCATAACAAGTACAAGCTGTGCGGTTCCTTCTGGTGTGCATTTACGATATAAAAAAAGGAATGAATGCACAAAATATTTCAGAAACCCTGCAAATGGTAATCCGTGCAGTTAGAAAAAGAAGGACCACTAAAAATAAAAATCCAGAACATCCAAAAAAAACTCAATCTGTAAGCATTCAGTACCAATTTATTTCCCCTCCACATAAAGCGCATCAGACGGATCGGGTAAAGGCAATTTAATTTCATCGTAAAATGTTGCCAAACTTAGATAAAACCATGGCGCTACGATTAACATTCCCAAACCTAAGGTAAACAAGGAGAGAATGGTCAGGAACATGAAAAAAATGCAAATTTTAAACAATCTCCATTTGTGACCCATCATTATGGTCCTGCTTTTTGACATTGCCTCAAAAATATTGATGTTCTGATCTTCTGCCAATATAAAAAACATCATCGAACAAGAAAGTGCGATCACAATCCCAGGAATAATGAGCAAAAGCAGAAACAATAAAACCATTATTCCATACACCAAATAAGCAGCAAATGATCTGAAAAATCGATTAAATCCAGAAAAAATCATTCGCCATGAATATTCTAAGCCTCGAACTATGGCCAATGATGTGGCTGAAATTCCAATTGTCATGGCGCCACCAAAGATCAAATCAAACAGAAAATCAAAATGAAAATTCAATTTTAATTCTTCAAACCGAGGAGAAAAGTATTCATTGAACGTAAAATAAAAACTAAAAAACTGGTAGAATAGAGGAATCAGAAAAACTGGAATTATTGATGTCCAATCTTTTTTGAAAATCAACCAGGCGGACTCTGTGACACTGGAGATACCAGGATTTTGATGACTTCTATTGGTAAGATCCATAAAGCAGGCAGAATTTAAAGAATGATGAATAAAATTACATTAAAATACAATTCAAAAACATGTAAGCCTCAATAACAAAGGAATAAAATTTACTATATATGATATAAGGGAAAGCGCTTACTGAGGTTTGTTTTGTTCAAGGTCAAAATTATCATCTTTCTGCAAAAGTCAAAAAATTATTTAAACTAAATCTAAAATAGGGTTTGTACCCTGTATTACCAAAAATAATTTATGAATAAGCATTTAACATAGATACCAAATAAAATCCATCTATTGAAAGGATGGCTATTGGACGGTTGCCACTGATTAAAATTCTATCCGCTGGGAAATCCAACCACCGGACTTAAAAAACTTTTGCTTCAGCTTAAAATATGATGTAATTTTCGGCAAGATATTCTTCATATAATAAAAATTCAAACAATGAAAAAGCTCATTCTGATCCATTTAGGGTTTCTGTCTATGCTAGCTGGCAATGCCCAAACGAGCTATTCCTCCGCCACCAGGCTGGCTAAAGCTTGTCAGGTATGGGGATACCTCAAATATTTT
This window of the Saprospiraceae bacterium genome carries:
- a CDS encoding M48 family metalloprotease, encoding MNKLKSQIPLGILGNRGRTGGTLIVGLIIAAVTLFRYCSTSTYNEYLGIRQNVSISPEQEVAIGLQSKPMMVQEYGGYDADQRAQQLVKEIGQRLVQASIASKTPYQYDFHLLADRNVVNAFALPGGQIFITRALFDRLTDVEQLAGILGHEIGHVVGRHSGERMEKDQLLRGLAGAAGVAMGDPNSAQMAQQIAALIGLKYGREQELQSDDLGVRFMMDAGFNPEKLIDVMEILKMASGGQSRPEFTSTHPDPDNRKEMIEAAIKKYRKE
- a CDS encoding C40 family peptidase; translated protein: MGIKFSIGKLLRLSLSIVFTIGLNSCVSSHSMGHPYQDSSRIQKKVSSRPQQNTTDAGLKPKKSSNTQKQKNKSHQKTSAKIAKKPEQKQQRILVADTRLDSVLSPPVQTIREKIIREARSLLGTRYKPAGKTPAGFDCSGFVIHVLSRFDFQMAACSADQSKCGRKILAAEAKPGDLIFFGSKDRIHHVGILTEIDDRKMMMIHSSSSKGVIEEDILKSDYWLKRIKMIRDLDSFTRQKGITMN
- a CDS encoding adenylate kinase, with product MIHLILFGPPGSGKGTQAEKLIKKYNLFHISTGDLFRAETSQKTPLGLKALEYMNQGILVPDEITIGMLKNKLRELDHVSGIIYDGFPRTIAQAIALDNMLNENEEEIKILLALEVPDEEIVRRIIKRGVTSGRPDDSDESIIRKRMEEYRQKTSEVFDFYDQKNKSRNIDGMGTVDEIFKRICTELDPLI
- the obgE gene encoding GTPase ObgE, whose product is MAEQNFVDYVKICFRSGHGGPGFVHFFRSKHNPKGGPDGGNGGRGGHIILRGNSQLWTLLHLKFRKHIYAENGVAGGENNCTGADGKDIILDVPLGTVAVHPETGEKLLEITQHDQSEILLAGGRGGKGNAFFTSSTNQSPDYAQPGEAGIEEWLILELKILADVGLVGYPNAGKSTLLSVLSAAKPKIADYAFTTLVPNLGIVSYRDSKSFVMADIPGIIEGAHAGKGIGTRFLRHIERNSVLLFMIPCDSADIRKEYQVLSNELHQFNPELSDKPRLLAITKTDIAEPEWKDLIKNELPSGIPYVFISSVAQQGLEELKDKIWQLLEHPLQ
- a CDS encoding SET domain-containing protein — its product is MDPKEKLIKDLLHQHYVMLKPSAVAGVGVFAIRDIPSGCRDIFSIDPGDWICLDKKEVEALPNHSRLLVENYCLFDKQQYYVPAHGFKTMDLSLYLNHSDQPNLKSVDEGAFFETIRDIREGEELFLDYGEICEYDSSN
- a CDS encoding YdeI/OmpD-associated family protein gives rise to the protein MNSKNKWKKEESLMAAILEKTGLEKTIKWGAPVYTYHTKNVVSYSGFKNFFSIWFYNGVFLKDPYMVLVNAQEGKTKSQRQWRFGSISEMDQSKIMEYILEAIEIERKGLKIKPEKFKALPVPDLVSDAFSKDHTLKEAFQKLSPGKQKEYILHIEEAKQEATKLKRLDKIIPMIKNGFGLNDRYK
- a CDS encoding four helix bundle protein → MKGPNIIKEKSLIFAIEIVYLCNELQGKKEYVLSKQLMRSGTAIGALIREAEQAESIKDFIHKLSIALKEANETEYWLEILVKTKMIDEVQFGSFNLKIRELLKLLVSIIKTSKSNNL
- a CDS encoding ferredoxin--NADP reductase; the protein is MEFYPVVIKARHSETEDAVSLEFETGAGHPLSQFKAGQYLTLKMRYQRQEYLRCYSYSGMPGQKTVSITVKKVPKGMISKWIVDQAKVGDEIMVSGPHGRFMIDADPGRRRVYYFFAAGSGITPVFSMIKVLLEHEPKSKIHLLYGNRRESDIIFKSKIDALAQKYEGQLMIEYALSKHQKGFLWTSRSDWSGLKGRIDGKMIAEFLKRHPAEIKDCSYYLCGPGAFIQDLEKHLIEMGIEASLVHKEYFSLPETDSNSNTGLEVLTLCDLKVQLEKKNHQLILNPGEKILDGLIRQGLNPPYSCSSGACATCIAKVIQGKVRMDVALGLEEEEIAAGYILTCQAHPITEELEINYDV
- a CDS encoding DUF975 family protein; this encodes MDLTNRSHQNPGISSVTESAWLIFKKDWTSIIPVFLIPLFYQFFSFYFTFNEYFSPRFEELKLNFHFDFLFDLIFGGAMTIGISATSLAIVRGLEYSWRMIFSGFNRFFRSFAAYLVYGIMVLLFLLLLIIPGIVIALSCSMMFFILAEDQNINIFEAMSKSRTIMMGHKWRLFKICIFFMFLTILSLFTLGLGMLIVAPWFYLSLATFYDEIKLPLPDPSDALYVEGK